The following coding sequences lie in one Bacteroidota bacterium genomic window:
- a CDS encoding DNA-3-methyladenine glycosylase → MHLAQPGILLDKSFYLSDDVVHQARMLLGCRLFSKVDGILTSGIIVETEAYAGINDRASHAFGGRFTPRTKTMYEEGGCAYVYLCYGMYELFNVVTGPQGVPNAVLIRAVHPLEGLDVMMHRRGKNQKNGLADGPGKLSIALGISRMHNAQPLDGTLIGISKHFHPEPDEIIVTPRIGVDYAGDDARLPYRFVWNSQRLK, encoded by the coding sequence ATGCATCTGGCGCAGCCGGGCATATTGCTCGACAAAAGTTTTTATTTATCGGACGACGTGGTGCATCAGGCACGCATGTTGCTCGGATGCAGACTTTTCAGCAAGGTTGACGGTATCCTGACCTCGGGCATTATCGTCGAAACCGAAGCCTACGCCGGCATAAACGACCGGGCATCGCACGCTTTTGGAGGCCGGTTTACTCCACGCACCAAAACCATGTACGAAGAAGGCGGATGCGCCTATGTGTATCTGTGCTACGGCATGTACGAGTTGTTCAATGTCGTAACCGGTCCGCAGGGCGTGCCCAACGCGGTACTCATCAGAGCCGTGCATCCGTTGGAAGGCCTGGATGTGATGATGCATCGCAGGGGTAAAAATCAAAAAAACGGGCTGGCCGACGGACCAGGCAAACTCAGCATCGCACTGGGTATCAGTCGCATGCACAATGCACAGCCACTCGACGGCACACTTATCGGGATATCAAAACACTTTCATCCTGAACCCGATGAAATAATCGTTACACCACGTATCGGGGTAGATTATGCAGGCGACGATGCCCGACTTCCTTACAGGTTCGTTTGGAATAGCCAGAGGCTAAAGTGA
- a CDS encoding sodium/proline symporter encodes MAQQTQLLVVMLAYLGILIAWGVWQGRKVKTTGDYTIAGRRLPGWVAALSERATGESSWALLGLPGAAYALGLAEIWTALGCVAGIITAWWLLAWRIREAADQSSSITFSEFLAVRFGNMAPHIKLVSAAAIVFFFFFYVGAQFLGGGKTLFTMFGLEARWGMLITAAIIVPYTIYGGFRSVVYTDVIQAMIMIVALVAGPITGLIYLSRHPETFAGGMMEALELAGPQYTSLTGGAEGFAAGLVIVGGFSWFFGYLGGQPQLSMRFMAISDRNQAIRARNIGIAWTIVAYIGALMLGWIGLAIFGPDTLHDREMVMPAVMLKIFPPAIAALLITGAVAAMISTADSLLVLSATEFSENILKPALHKRGINISNGLAINRLTTLTLAAVALVVAYTIQSKLIFSIVSYVWAGIGATFSVVVLLSFFWKRYHGLAALVTIVSGLAFTIIWISSGLDTLLTAHLVNFVFTLSVGVLSALLLPKPQ; translated from the coding sequence ATGGCACAACAGACACAACTTCTTGTGGTGATGCTTGCTTATCTGGGCATATTGATTGCCTGGGGCGTGTGGCAGGGTCGCAAGGTAAAAACCACCGGGGATTACACCATTGCAGGGCGGCGTTTGCCGGGCTGGGTGGCTGCGCTCTCGGAGCGGGCCACAGGCGAAAGCAGCTGGGCTTTGCTGGGCCTGCCCGGAGCGGCCTATGCGCTGGGGCTCGCCGAAATATGGACAGCCCTGGGTTGCGTTGCCGGCATCATCACTGCCTGGTGGCTGCTGGCGTGGCGGATCCGTGAAGCGGCCGACCAAAGCAGTTCGATAACCTTCTCGGAGTTTCTGGCCGTACGTTTTGGCAACATGGCCCCGCACATCAAACTGGTCTCGGCAGCCGCCATTGTCTTTTTCTTCTTTTTCTATGTAGGTGCGCAATTCCTGGGTGGAGGCAAAACTCTTTTCACCATGTTTGGCCTCGAAGCCCGCTGGGGGATGTTGATCACCGCTGCCATCATCGTTCCATATACCATTTATGGAGGGTTCCGGAGTGTGGTCTATACCGATGTCATTCAGGCCATGATTATGATTGTTGCCCTGGTGGCGGGGCCGATCACCGGACTAATCTACCTGAGCCGTCACCCCGAAACCTTTGCCGGCGGCATGATGGAAGCCCTAGAGCTTGCCGGTCCGCAATATACCTCGCTCACAGGCGGAGCCGAAGGATTTGCCGCCGGCCTTGTCATTGTCGGAGGGTTCAGCTGGTTTTTCGGCTATCTGGGCGGGCAACCCCAGCTGAGCATGCGTTTTATGGCCATCTCCGACCGCAATCAGGCCATACGCGCCCGCAATATCGGTATCGCCTGGACGATAGTGGCCTACATTGGCGCCCTTATGCTGGGATGGATCGGTTTGGCCATTTTCGGACCTGACACGCTGCACGACCGCGAAATGGTGATGCCCGCTGTGATGCTGAAGATTTTTCCCCCTGCCATTGCAGCCCTGCTGATCACCGGCGCGGTGGCTGCCATGATTTCCACCGCCGATTCGCTGCTGGTGCTCAGCGCCACCGAGTTTTCGGAAAACATCCTCAAACCTGCCCTCCACAAGCGAGGCATTAACATCAGCAACGGACTGGCTATCAACCGGCTGACCACCCTGACCCTGGCTGCTGTAGCGCTTGTGGTGGCTTATACCATTCAATCGAAACTAATCTTTTCCATCGTCAGCTATGTGTGGGCAGGCATAGGCGCCACATTTTCGGTGGTGGTGCTGCTGTCGTTTTTCTGGAAACGCTATCACGGGCTGGCTGCGCTGGTGACCATCGTCAGCGGTCTTGCCTTTACAATCATCTGGATCAGCTCGGGGTTGGACACCTTGCTCACTGCCCATTTGGTGAATTTTGTATTCACCCTGAGTGTTGGCGTGCTCAGCGCCCTTTTGTTGCCCAAACCACAGTAG
- a CDS encoding DUF1858 domain-containing protein — protein MIRPDIEIEELVRVYPYSVRYLMQQGIKCIACGEPIWGTLEEAAREKGYGDADIARFVSELNQLAGSQETSEQADKQISIDPLDV, from the coding sequence ATGATCCGTCCCGATATCGAAATTGAAGAACTGGTGCGCGTCTATCCGTACTCGGTGCGCTACCTCATGCAGCAGGGCATCAAATGCATTGCCTGCGGCGAACCCATCTGGGGCACCCTCGAAGAAGCAGCCCGCGAAAAAGGCTATGGTGATGCCGACATCGCGCGCTTTGTCAGCGAATTGAACCAGCTTGCAGGCTCTCAGGAAACATCTGAACAGGCGGATAAGCAGATAAGCATCGACCCGCTGGATGTATGA
- the pdxH gene encoding pyridoxamine 5'-phosphate oxidase produces MKLHRMRKQYVKGELDDAGLPDDPLVLFSQWFEEAVATHAHEANAVVLATASGNQPSARVVLLKEFGSEGFVFYTNYESRKGKELAANPLAAMLFYWPELERQVRIEGITEKVSREQSRAYFVSRPDGSRLSAIVSPQSTAIASRLELEAQADDYLKSGKPLDMPDYWGGYLLKPRRIEFWQGRANRLHDRMLYEVNDLGQWKRTRLAP; encoded by the coding sequence ATGAAGTTGCACCGGATGCGTAAACAATATGTCAAAGGCGAGCTCGACGATGCAGGTTTGCCCGATGATCCGCTGGTTTTATTCAGCCAGTGGTTTGAAGAAGCCGTGGCCACCCATGCCCACGAAGCCAATGCGGTGGTGCTGGCCACTGCTTCAGGCAATCAGCCTTCGGCCAGGGTGGTTCTGTTGAAAGAATTTGGCTCAGAGGGATTTGTGTTTTACACAAATTATGAAAGCCGGAAAGGGAAAGAACTCGCCGCCAACCCGCTTGCAGCCATGTTGTTCTATTGGCCAGAGCTGGAGCGACAAGTGCGCATCGAGGGGATAACCGAAAAGGTTTCCCGGGAACAATCGCGGGCTTACTTCGTCAGCCGGCCCGATGGCAGCCGGCTAAGCGCTATCGTTTCGCCGCAAAGCACGGCCATAGCTTCACGACTGGAGCTTGAAGCCCAGGCCGACGATTACCTTAAGTCAGGCAAACCATTGGACATGCCCGATTACTGGGGGGGCTACCTATTGAAACCCCGACGCATAGAGTTTTGGCAAGGGCGAGCCAACAGACTGCACGACAGGATGTTGTACGAAGTCAACGACCTCGGCCAATGGAAACGCACACGGCTGGCTCCTTAG